In Aureibaculum algae, the following are encoded in one genomic region:
- a CDS encoding beta-ketoacyl-[acyl-carrier-protein] synthase family protein gives MKNCYINGLGCVSAQKTTESGFLDDIVFYDTNILPVINPNYKEYIPPAAARRMAKGVKMGVVASSLALKDAHVEVPDAIITGTGMGCLQDSEKFVSAIIDNDEEFLTPTSFIQSTHNTVGAQIALGLQCKAYNFTYVHSTISFESCLIDAQMKFNEDEASTILVGGVDEHGKHTNDLHHLIGHIKNEEVGSADLIHSNTDGSIFGEGAIFCTLSDEQTEHSYAKLVDVEIYSQLNEENLESRIKTFLEVNKLSVDDIDLVVLGNNGDVTFDSYYKTIEEGIFKDTQQVYYKHLSGEFNTASAFGFWLASKIIKEKEIPTLVKINDKPKKTYKNVLLYNQYRGENHSLVVLQSC, from the coding sequence ATGAAAAATTGTTATATCAATGGATTGGGGTGTGTTTCGGCACAAAAAACTACTGAGAGTGGATTCTTAGATGATATTGTCTTTTATGACACTAATATTTTACCGGTTATTAACCCTAATTATAAAGAGTATATTCCACCTGCAGCAGCGAGAAGAATGGCAAAAGGTGTGAAAATGGGTGTTGTGGCTTCAAGTTTAGCGTTAAAAGATGCTCATGTAGAAGTTCCTGATGCTATAATTACAGGTACGGGAATGGGTTGTTTACAAGATTCTGAAAAATTTGTAAGTGCCATAATAGATAATGATGAAGAGTTTTTAACCCCTACTTCTTTTATTCAATCTACACATAATACAGTTGGGGCTCAAATTGCCTTAGGCTTACAATGCAAAGCCTATAACTTTACCTATGTGCATTCTACAATTTCTTTTGAATCTTGTCTTATTGATGCTCAGATGAAGTTTAATGAGGATGAGGCATCAACTATTTTGGTTGGTGGTGTAGATGAACATGGTAAGCATACCAATGATTTACATCATTTGATTGGTCATATTAAAAATGAAGAGGTTGGTAGTGCAGATTTAATTCATTCGAATACAGACGGTTCTATCTTCGGAGAAGGAGCTATATTTTGTACATTATCAGATGAACAAACGGAGCATAGCTATGCAAAATTAGTGGATGTTGAAATTTACAGTCAACTTAACGAAGAGAATTTAGAATCTAGAATTAAAACATTTTTAGAAGTAAATAAATTGTCGGTTGATGATATAGACCTTGTTGTTTTGGGTAATAATGGCGATGTTACTTTCGATTCGTATTACAAAACGATAGAAGAAGGTATCTTTAAAGATACACAGCAAGTTTATTATAAACATTTGTCTGGAGAATTTAATACAGCCTCTGCATTTGGATTTTGGCTGGCTTCCAAAATAATTAAGGAAAAAGAGATTCCTACTTTGGTTAAAATAAATGACAAACCTAAAAAGACCTACAAAAATGTACTTCTTTATAATCAATACAGAGGCGAAAACCACAGTTTAGTAGTATTACAGTCATGTTAA